A region of Verrucomicrobiia bacterium DNA encodes the following proteins:
- a CDS encoding rhomboid family intramembrane serine protease, with protein sequence MTAVEEMAAVIPAGTERQAMDWSLVLASQGIGVTVDREPHGTWLLRVPPGELSRARDAIRQFRRENRGFEWRHELPGSGLLFDARVFFWALGVVMVYWVQDRLDAGLFDTRAVRTGDWWRSITAVWMHRDAAHLASNLSLGVAFLGLATARFGVGVALLGSLAAGALANLTAMALRSAPYTGLGASGMIMGALGMLAAQSLPWWRSGRRGVRMILAGLGAGVLMFIMTGTREESDVLAHAGGFVFGMLFGGLASLLPSPQPRAISAGTLAAFAGVVGIAWFLALR encoded by the coding sequence GTGACTGCAGTCGAGGAGATGGCGGCCGTGATCCCGGCCGGGACCGAGCGTCAGGCCATGGACTGGTCACTGGTGCTCGCCAGCCAGGGGATTGGCGTCACCGTGGACCGGGAGCCGCACGGGACCTGGCTGCTGCGCGTCCCGCCCGGCGAGCTTTCCCGGGCACGGGACGCGATCCGCCAGTTCCGGCGGGAGAACCGCGGCTTCGAGTGGCGTCACGAACTTCCCGGATCCGGGTTGTTGTTCGATGCCCGGGTGTTCTTCTGGGCGCTGGGAGTCGTGATGGTCTACTGGGTCCAGGACCGCCTGGATGCGGGGCTGTTTGATACGAGGGCCGTGCGGACCGGCGACTGGTGGCGTTCGATCACGGCGGTCTGGATGCATCGCGACGCCGCCCATCTGGCGTCGAATCTCTCCCTTGGGGTGGCGTTCCTGGGCCTGGCGACGGCGCGGTTCGGCGTGGGCGTCGCCCTCCTGGGTTCGTTGGCCGCCGGAGCCCTTGCCAACCTGACCGCGATGGCCCTGCGGTCGGCGCCGTACACCGGTCTGGGCGCGTCCGGAATGATCATGGGGGCGCTCGGCATGCTTGCGGCCCAGTCCCTGCCGTGGTGGCGGTCGGGGCGGCGCGGCGTGCGGATGATCCTCGCGGGCCTGGGCGCCGGGGTGCTGATGTTCATCATGACCGGCACCCGGGAGGAATCCGATGTCCTGGCCCACGCCGGGGGCTTCGTCTTCGGGATGCTTTTCGGCGGCCTGGCCTCGCTGCTGCCCTCACCGCAGCCACGGGCGATTTCCGCGGGCACCCTGGCTGCGTTTGCCGGCGTGGTGGGGATTGCGTGGTTCCTCGCGCTTCGATGA
- a CDS encoding bile acid:sodium symporter has translation MAIRVLSGAALFTLLFAAGLRLTPSEVWTALSDWRRLLVLLAVNFIAVPGLTVFAARALEVPPAMALAMVLLGAAPFAPVVPVFTRLARGDLALAAGLTAVFPVFCTFLTPLASRTAMSLLPPAGALKFETLSILATLLATATAPLALGVASRSLFPQTSQRLIRPAEVISEAVGVLSLVFVVSSQFRAVVSTDPRSLVAILLVSEGAFILGYLLGGPDRPARMVTGLGTANRNIALALLVAADSFPGTPVVAGVVVNGLVLLLLGLVHVAVWRLAARLA, from the coding sequence ATGGCGATCCGCGTCCTGTCCGGCGCTGCCCTCTTCACGCTGTTGTTTGCCGCCGGACTGCGGCTGACGCCCTCCGAGGTCTGGACGGCCCTGAGCGACTGGCGGCGGCTGCTGGTGCTGCTGGCGGTCAACTTCATCGCGGTGCCCGGCCTGACGGTTTTCGCGGCCCGGGCGCTGGAGGTGCCGCCCGCGATGGCGCTGGCGATGGTGCTGCTCGGGGCCGCCCCGTTCGCCCCGGTGGTGCCGGTGTTCACGCGGCTGGCCCGGGGGGACCTCGCGCTTGCCGCAGGGCTCACCGCGGTGTTTCCGGTGTTCTGCACCTTCCTCACCCCGCTGGCGAGCCGCACCGCGATGTCCCTGCTGCCCCCCGCCGGCGCGCTGAAGTTCGAAACCCTCTCCATTCTCGCCACACTGCTGGCGACCGCCACTGCCCCGCTCGCGCTGGGGGTCGCCTCGCGCAGTCTGTTCCCACAGACGTCGCAGCGGCTGATCCGTCCCGCCGAGGTGATCTCGGAGGCCGTCGGCGTGCTGTCGCTGGTCTTCGTGGTGTCCTCCCAGTTCCGGGCGGTGGTGTCCACGGATCCCCGATCACTCGTCGCGATCCTCCTCGTCAGCGAAGGGGCCTTCATTCTTGGCTACCTGCTGGGCGGACCGGACCGCCCGGCCCGCATGGTGACCGGACTGGGCACGGCGAACCGGAACATCGCGCTGGCGTTGCTGGTGGCCGCCGACAGTTTTCCGGGCACCCCCGTGGTGGCCGGCGTGGTGGTCAACGGCCTGGTTCTGCTGCTGCTGGGCCTTGTTCACGTGGCCGTGTGGCGATTGGCGGCGCGACTGGCGTAA
- a CDS encoding universal stress protein has product MKSINKPGRKPATTAKSKARLVVTDRAGHRVATAPLSELAPVRFHIRQILVPVDFSEHSRKALRYARPFAEQFGASLSLLHVIEPMVFPGEFAYAPVEPEGMDEQRMTKARQQLRKIAEELGATVPVESSVRLGRAWKEIVDTARTKEVDLLIISTHGYTGLKYALLGSVAEKIVRHAPCPVLVVRSEEHDFV; this is encoded by the coding sequence ATGAAATCCATCAACAAGCCCGGGCGGAAACCCGCCACCACCGCAAAGTCCAAAGCCCGCCTCGTGGTCACCGACCGCGCGGGCCATCGGGTGGCCACCGCCCCGCTGTCGGAGCTGGCCCCGGTGCGCTTCCACATCCGCCAGATCCTGGTTCCCGTGGATTTTTCGGAGCACTCACGCAAGGCGCTCCGCTACGCGCGCCCCTTTGCGGAGCAGTTTGGCGCCAGCCTCTCCCTGCTGCACGTCATCGAGCCCATGGTGTTCCCCGGCGAGTTCGCCTACGCACCGGTGGAGCCCGAGGGCATGGACGAGCAGCGCATGACCAAGGCCCGCCAGCAGCTTCGAAAGATTGCCGAGGAGCTGGGAGCCACGGTGCCTGTGGAGTCCTCGGTGAGGCTTGGGCGGGCCTGGAAGGAGATCGTGGACACCGCCCGGACGAAGGAGGTGGATCTGCTGATCATTTCCACCCACGGCTACACGGGTCTCAAATACGCGCTGCTCGGGAGCGTCGCCGAGAAGATTGTCCGGCACGCACCGTGTCCCGTGCTCGTGGTGCGGTCCGAAGAGCACGACTTCGTCTGA
- a CDS encoding Gfo/Idh/MocA family oxidoreductase: MSLLNIALVGTGGITLQNHLPGLALCRDVRVHALCDANPATLESARRQTGATVTSTRWEEVVSRDDIHAVIIATPNFLHAPIAVAAVHAGKHVLCEKPLALNAADAVRMAVEADRAGVRHMTAFTYQFVPAMRYLRHLVDRGDLGTPYHYRSCRLQDWGTRNLGWRQVRKLAGTGEIGDMLSHRIDFALHLVGPMRRLVASLMNLTPVRDGAPNDTDDWVGLLAEFRNGASGVLESSKLASGRNESWRSLDSVEINGSEATFEFTTGKWNELQQGRAGGPGMKPLEVPPEFHVWPGSPRDPGAGDPLISFRYDQAVEFINAIREQRPCALTFHDGARVQEVMDAAVRSAEVRQWVDLPEAGS; this comes from the coding sequence ATGAGCCTCCTCAACATCGCCCTGGTCGGCACCGGCGGCATCACGCTGCAGAACCACCTTCCCGGGCTTGCCCTGTGCCGCGATGTCCGGGTCCATGCCCTGTGCGATGCCAATCCCGCCACGCTGGAGTCCGCCCGCCGGCAGACCGGCGCCACGGTGACTTCAACGCGGTGGGAGGAGGTGGTGTCCCGGGACGACATCCACGCGGTCATCATCGCCACGCCCAATTTTCTTCACGCTCCCATCGCCGTCGCCGCCGTCCATGCAGGCAAGCACGTCCTGTGTGAAAAGCCGCTGGCCCTGAACGCCGCGGATGCCGTCCGGATGGCCGTCGAGGCCGACCGGGCCGGGGTCCGGCACATGACGGCCTTCACCTACCAGTTTGTCCCGGCCATGCGGTACCTGCGGCACCTCGTGGACCGCGGGGACCTGGGCACGCCCTACCACTACCGGTCCTGCCGGCTGCAGGACTGGGGCACCCGCAACCTCGGCTGGCGTCAGGTCCGCAAGCTGGCGGGCACCGGCGAGATCGGGGACATGCTCAGCCACCGGATTGATTTCGCGCTGCATCTGGTCGGGCCGATGCGGCGTCTGGTGGCCAGCCTGATGAACCTCACCCCCGTCCGGGACGGCGCCCCGAACGACACCGACGACTGGGTGGGGCTGCTGGCGGAGTTCCGGAACGGGGCCAGCGGCGTGCTGGAAAGCTCGAAACTGGCCAGCGGTCGGAACGAATCGTGGCGCAGTCTCGACTCCGTGGAGATCAACGGCAGCGAGGCCACCTTCGAGTTCACCACCGGCAAGTGGAACGAATTGCAGCAGGGCCGGGCTGGCGGACCCGGGATGAAGCCCCTGGAGGTCCCCCCGGAGTTTCACGTCTGGCCCGGCTCCCCGAGGGATCCCGGCGCGGGCGACCCCCTGATCTCGTTCCGCTATGATCAGGCGGTGGAGTTCATCAACGCCATCCGCGAGCAACGTCCGTGCGCCCTCACGTTTCACGACGGCGCGCGGGTCCAGGAGGTCATGGATGCCGCCGTCCGGTCCGCCGAGGTCCGCCAGTGGGTGGATCTCCCCGAAGCCGGCTCATGA
- a CDS encoding SDR family oxidoreductase: MTRNAVITGAGSGVGRSTAVKLAALGWRVALIGRRAEALAETARLAGNAPDRIQVCPADIGDPGAVKAMADQVLAAFGTVEVLVNAAGTNAPRRALEVLSLADYTTMMNTNLHGAYHCTQAFLPGMRAQGSGTIVNIVSDAGKQASPKAGPAYVMSKFGMAGLTQAINAEERARGIRAIAIFPGDIDTPLLDRRPVVPDAAARARMMQPEDIADCAIFCLQLPARVIVEEMIVRPR, translated from the coding sequence ATGACCCGAAACGCAGTCATCACCGGCGCCGGAAGCGGCGTGGGCCGGTCCACCGCCGTGAAGCTTGCCGCCCTGGGATGGCGCGTGGCCCTGATCGGACGCCGCGCGGAGGCCCTCGCGGAAACGGCGCGGCTGGCCGGCAACGCACCGGACCGGATCCAGGTCTGCCCGGCCGACATCGGAGACCCGGGGGCGGTCAAGGCGATGGCGGACCAGGTGCTGGCGGCCTTCGGCACCGTGGAGGTGCTGGTGAACGCGGCTGGAACCAATGCCCCCCGGCGAGCCCTCGAGGTGCTCTCGCTTGCCGACTACACCACGATGATGAACACGAACCTGCACGGGGCCTACCATTGCACCCAGGCCTTTCTGCCGGGCATGCGGGCGCAGGGGTCGGGGACCATCGTCAACATCGTTTCCGACGCCGGCAAGCAGGCCTCGCCGAAGGCCGGTCCGGCCTACGTGATGAGCAAATTTGGAATGGCGGGGTTGACGCAGGCCATCAACGCCGAGGAACGCGCCCGGGGCATTCGCGCGATCGCCATTTTCCCGGGCGACATTGACACCCCCCTGCTCGACCGGCGTCCGGTGGTCCCCGACGCCGCCGCCCGGGCGCGGATGATGCAGCCAGAAGACATCGCCGACTGCGCGATCTTCTGCCTTCAACTCCCCGCCCGGGTCATCGTTGAGGAGATGATCGTCCGTCCGCGCTGA
- a CDS encoding ISAs1 family transposase, with product MTRCTSPRKEPRVHEPISLDDIRILPLTDPSDQKRLQLLLQEHHYLGRIKPVGERMFYAALDTSGRWLAVLVFSAAAKHLKARDQWIGWTRSQRDRRLSLVANNSRFLILPGIHQPNLGSRVLRLTLDRLGSDWQARYGHPILLVETFVDPEQFQGTVYTVQGWQELGFTDGFGRHRRDFYVAHHKPKRLFARELVRNARRSLQSQHLKPALAGVEKKAGARCYAKEAELRALTEHFRDLPDYRTRTESYPAKSLATLLLVAMLCDAPRGQKDLAKLARRLTQNQRRALGIRPSPDGSFPAPSQSTFSRFLGQIDAQALHQRLLQIQAKVRGQPPAEELIVVDGKEPRHGPGEAILGAVSVPGQFYLGCARVDTKTNEVPVARQLFGTMDLSGRTVSMDALHTQDQTARELVLEHGAHYLMTVKNNQPTLRKSIDTTVPAPSAGFSPSAPEPHPGSDDREQPRSP from the coding sequence CCTTCGGACCAGAAGCGGCTCCAGCTTCTGCTCCAGGAGCACCACTACCTGGGCCGGATCAAACCCGTCGGCGAGCGGATGTTCTACGCGGCGCTCGACACCTCCGGGCGCTGGCTGGCGGTGCTGGTCTTCAGCGCGGCAGCCAAGCACCTCAAGGCCCGCGACCAATGGATCGGTTGGACCCGCTCCCAACGTGATCGTCGTCTGAGCCTGGTCGCCAACAACAGCCGCTTTCTCATCCTGCCCGGGATCCATCAGCCCAATCTCGGCTCGCGTGTCCTGCGGCTGACGCTTGATCGCCTCGGCTCGGACTGGCAGGCCCGCTATGGCCATCCCATCCTGTTGGTTGAGACCTTTGTGGATCCCGAGCAGTTCCAGGGCACTGTCTATACGGTCCAAGGATGGCAGGAACTGGGCTTCACCGATGGCTTCGGACGCCATCGCCGGGACTTCTACGTGGCGCACCACAAGCCCAAGCGGCTCTTCGCCCGGGAACTGGTCCGAAACGCTCGCCGAAGCCTGCAGTCCCAGCACCTGAAGCCGGCGTTGGCTGGGGTCGAGAAGAAGGCCGGAGCCCGCTGCTACGCCAAGGAGGCCGAACTGCGCGCCCTGACCGAGCATTTTCGCGACCTGCCCGACTACCGGACGCGTACGGAATCCTACCCGGCAAAGTCCCTGGCCACCCTGCTGCTGGTGGCGATGCTCTGTGACGCCCCACGCGGCCAGAAGGACCTCGCCAAGTTGGCGCGGCGCCTGACCCAGAACCAGCGTCGTGCCTTGGGAATCCGCCCCAGTCCGGACGGTTCCTTTCCGGCCCCTAGTCAGTCAACCTTCTCCCGCTTCCTGGGCCAGATCGATGCCCAAGCCCTCCATCAGCGCCTGCTGCAGATCCAGGCCAAGGTGCGGGGCCAACCTCCGGCCGAGGAGTTGATCGTGGTGGATGGCAAGGAACCCCGGCATGGACCCGGAGAGGCGATCCTGGGGGCGGTCAGCGTGCCGGGGCAGTTCTATCTGGGCTGCGCCCGGGTCGATACCAAGACCAACGAGGTGCCCGTGGCGCGCCAACTCTTCGGCACGATGGATCTGAGCGGGCGGACGGTGTCGATGGATGCCCTGCATACCCAGGACCAGACCGCCCGGGAGCTGGTTCTGGAGCACGGCGCTCACTACCTGATGACCGTGAAGAACAACCAGCCCACGCTGCGAAAGTCCATCGACACCACCGTCCCCGCCCCCTCGGCGGGTTTTTCCCCCTCTGCCCCCGAGCCGCACCCAGGCTCGGACGATCGAGAACAACCGCGGAGCCCGTGA